The region CCTGTGCCAGTCTCCCGCCCCGCCGGCGGCGAGGTGCCGTGGCGAGGTGAGCGGCATGCGCGAGCACCAGCGGCGATTGCTTGCTGCCCATCGAGTGCGCCGCGGTAGATCGTATAGATAAGCAAGAGTTTGGAGTCGCCAGCCACGATCACGTTCAGGACTGAATGAAACGACCTCGCTGTCGTGCTAATGCTGTGTGTTTATTATTCAGATTCAGATACAGAGTCTACCTTGTTTAGATGGGTTACATGCAATGTAGAAGAATGTTTAGATGGGTTCAATGCAATGTAATATGCTTATCTGTACTACTTACTGTGATCGTGATGTACTAAATACCGTCTTTCCTTTTTCGTTTTTCAGCTCGGCGATTTTCCATGTCTGCATGAGTTGCTCCATTGCATCCACAGTCAAGTGCCCAATATGAACATTCTAGCCTACGCCCAGACCACCATCTTGACAGAGGTCATCCACGTTTCGGGGAGTCAGCCACCGACTGATGAGGTCAGAGGACGGAACCATGCACTGCTTGTCTTGCGTCGCTTGTACCAGTGTATCTGGAGTATGCACCAGGCAGGGCTTAGCCTTGGTGGCCACTTTACTCCAGCCAATATCCTTGTCTATACATCGCAGACCCTCAGCGTCAGGCTAACAGGGGTGCACTTCACCCGTTTCACTCAGGTCAACGGATACATTGACTACGACCAGCTTGTCACTTGTGTAGAGGAGATGTTCTCGTTGCGGGAGTGGGTGCCACCTGCCATCGAGGCATGGCTAGACCTGATCCGGGATGGAGTTACGGGGCACGAGTACCTGATCCGCTACAATGTAGCCCTGATGGATCCTGCACAAGCGTTCCAGTGGCTTATGGAGGCGAGAGGCATCCTGGAGCAGCTGCGCTTCAGAGACCCACGGACCTTCCAGTTGATCCTTGGTATGCACCCTGAGATGGGCGACTGGGATAGTAACAGCTACTGCTTGAACACACTTCTGGCCCAAACCAGAGGGTTCATCGACAGGCGAGACCCGACCCAGCAGCCCACCGTCTTCGAGCACGACGTCACAGGGGTTCTCACAGTATGCAGGAATAGCTCCCAGCACGCGTCCCGGTTACTGGAGCGGCTCATGGTCCTCATCCTAGAGTTCGATTTTCCGGGGCTCGTCGCCCGCCTCCAGCGCTCCTTTTTTAGGGCGAGGCTGCTCTTCGTTTTCAACCTGGAGGCCACAATGGCCTGAGCTGCGCTCCTGTGAACTCTGGAGACAATCATGGCGACCTCAAATCAAATGCATACATAGACTCTCCAGGTCATATAGTAGTGTTTAGCTAGCCAAACCACTCGCATTCATATTCATTCTTCGCTTGCGACTATTGCTAGTCTAGTCGAAACTGTACATGCTCTAGGCGAATTTTGAATTGTCAGTACTAGTACTCGTTTGCTTGTCATCCCTACATATACAGCTTTGCCATCTACAAGTACCTCACGTTTCTTGCATCTTCTCTGCTTTTTGTTGCCCTCCACAGTATGCATTCTTCGTTTGATTGATATACTACGCTTCTGCATTGTCAAAAAACCGCTGCTATACATACACATGATATACTAGCGCCCGATAtgtctactccctccgttccaaattactcgtcgtgatTTTACTTCAAAAATTATTtttgaactaaaaccatgacgagtaatttggaacggagggactACATGGCAGCTTGACGGCGAGCGTGCAAGCAGGAGATTTGGACGCCGAGGCACTATCCTTCACCCATCGTGCGGAACATATCATCGTCTGTGAAGCAATTTCGTTGCCAAAACTTGTCTCAGCAACAACATCAACATCAGGCTCCTTCCAGCACCTTGCCGTTGTCGTGTTTTCTGCATGCGCTTCCACCCTCCCTCCCTTGCACATCCTTCAACCGCTCCTCGCATGAGCGCCCAGCCTCACATACCTGTACAACATTATGCACTGTTAGCTGCTGCAGCACTAGATCAATTGTTAATAAGCTTCGGCATGAGATACTAGGCATTTTGGCTTCAACAAATCCTTAATTTTCCAGCACCACACCACCACCAGAAAGGAGGGCACCGGTTCAGGCCAAGCACAATTGGAAATATAGCAGTACAGTATGGACACTATTGTCTCTCTTCTTGGAACAAACCATGCTGCAGCTCGAGGGCTGAAAAAAAATGTGTACTTTGTGCTGCTAAGGCAGTCTTTGGGAATGAGAAGAACAACAGAGTATTAATAGAGACATATGCTGAGAAGAAAACTGAGAAAAAAGCACTCAACATGACTGAACCAAAAAAACACCTAATCATCATTCTTTAACTGAAGACAAACAACTTCATTTCCACTACACAGAACACACTAATTTTCTTGACTGGTGCTACAGCCGCTGGTAGCGACGTGCCAGCCACCATGCCCGCCCGCGGCAAAATGATTAAATCTAACTAAAATTGTATCTCTGCGCTTCATTCAGAACTATGGGACGCATGAACAgccagaaaaaaacagagcaAGAATTAAAAGACTTACGACACAAGGCTGAGTGCCACATTCATGCTTCGAAATAACAGTAGCATTCCATTCAGCAACCTTCTCCATCAGGCCTCCAAATTAAATCGGGCAGGTGGTGCGCACTTTATGGATAAGTGCTCTATGAGCTTCTTGATAACTTCCAGATCCTGCATGATCAAAGCAAACAATTGGTGTGCTATCTTTTGTTGGTAATTTCACTGCTGTCAACCCATGCTCAATAAGCCACCCAAACCTTTTTTTTAAAAGAACAATAACCTAAACCTACTAGCAGTATGTTGGCCTTACCAATTCCAACCGAAACATGAAGTCACCTATATTTTGCATCCAGACAATTGTCAGGCTTAATTTTCCAGTGCGCTTTCGCTTTTATCCAACCAACAGCCTATCATGTTAGTTTTGTTCAACCATAGGACCATGGCCATCTTCCTCAGCAACATATCTAGtgacatactccctccgtcccaaaataagtgactcaaagttgagtcacttattttagGACGGAGGGAGCACATCAATAACTAGCATACTAAAAAATAGAACAATATGAGCTGACTGTCTCTCTTAGAACAAACCATGTGAGCTGCAGCTTGAGGGCTGAAAAAAATGTGTACTTTGTGCTGCTAAGGCAGTCTTTGGGAATGAAAAGAACAACACAGTAATAGAGAcatatgccaagaagaaaacgGAGAAAAAAGCACTCAACATGACTGAACGAAAAAACACCTAATCATTCTTTAACTGAAAACAAAGAACTTACTTGGTTCAAATCTAGAAACCTGAGGTCCAATGTCTAAATTTAGCTTGCTTTGGAAAAAGCAAGAGTCCAAATCTCAGTTTTGTTCAACCATAGGACCATGGCCATCTTCCTAAATATATATGTTTCAGCAACAGATCTAGTGACATACATCAATAACTAGCATAATAAAAAACAGAACACACGGATCAAGTAACGCACAACTTCCAAGCAAACAGAACTTTTTATTGATTCCACTTTCTAGGAGGACaaagcacaacatgaaccagtgACAGTCAAGCAAGGATTTTGGAACAAGCCAAACTGGTTTCTACATCCAAAATGCTACAGGCATAAAGTGATCTTTATGCCTAGACACTATGAAGGAGCGCGTGGAGCGGTGATCTGTGATCTGCAGCTCTCCCTTGTGATTGAACTTGAGGCCAAATAAGGTGATATGGAGCACACAGCCGGCATAGTCTCCCCGAGCCAGTGCCTCCTCCAGTCCCTCCCGTTCCACGCGCTGGACGAGGCAGAACCTGCTCATGCCCACATAGCTGAGAGAGACTCCCATGTGTGGCTTCCGGTCCTTGCAGAACAACTTCTCCTTGGTTGTCTGGCAGTCCAGCTGCAACGTTGGAGTCGTGCTGTGGCAGCTGGGGGAGGCAACTTGGCAAGCAGAGATGTAGCCATCCCGATGAAGGCCAACCCAGGCGTTGAGCTCCCTGTCAAAGTGTGCTTGGCCGCTGAATGGCAAGGCCCACTCCCCATGCCATCTCCACACAGAATCCTTGGTGTTGAATGAGTAGGTGCCCATGCAACCTTTGCTAGGTGCCGTCATGAAGTTAGCTGTGGACATAAAGATGGTGCATCCATCCGGGTGTAGTGCGTAGGAGTTGACTCGACGGTGGAACGTTGGCGGTGGTGGCGGCAGAGTCTTCCAGGACCAGCCCTCGGTTGGTTGTTGCAGCGCATCCGACGCGGTGGTCCCCCATGACATGACCCCACAGGAGTGTTGTTTCACGCGGAAGTGGTAAGATAATGCATAGAGCATCTCATCAACGACCACGGTGATGCCGAAGCCACAGACCATGTCAGCAGGGGCATGGGCGCCAATCGTCATTGCGGCCGTCTTGGTGTCGTAGATGAGGCTGCATCGCTGGTTCATGAAGGTGAAGATCTGGGTGCCCAGGGCAGAGAACGACATGCCGGGATGGGGTACAGTGCCAACCGGGCACTCTAACCGCAGGGTCGGAGGCTCCGGGAGGTGCCGGGCAGCGCCGCTGTGCTGGTCATCAGAGCCAGAGTCAAGAGTCAGAGTCGAAGCTGTCGGCTTGGATCTTGTGGATGCTGTACCCCTTGGTCCAGTCATCCAACACGAGGTACAGATGCTTGATCCGCCGCGACCTCTTTTCACCGCCGTCGCCGGCATATCCCCGGCGCTTATTAGACATCCCCACTGCGATTTGACAGAAGACCTAATAGTAATAACAGAGTAATCTATCTAATCCTCCTCCTGCTGCAGCTTTGCCTCTGTGTTCACCAATCAAGCGTCCTTGAAGAGTTTCGGCAGAAAGATCGAGCCTTGAATTTATTATATGATGGCCCTGCCGCTGCAAAATCTCAGTGTTAGAATCGGAATTGGAATTGGAGGGAGGGGAGGAGTTGGATTCCG is a window of Triticum urartu cultivar G1812 unplaced genomic scaffold, Tu2.1 TuUngrouped_contig_9242, whole genome shotgun sequence DNA encoding:
- the LOC125532161 gene encoding uncharacterized protein LOC125532161 is translated as MNILAYAQTTILTEVIHVSGSQPPTDEVNGYIDYDQLVTCVEEMFSLREWVPPAIEAWLDLIRDGVTGHEYLIRYNVALMDPAQAFQWLMEARGILEQLRFRDPRTFQLILGMHPEMGDWDSNSYCLNTLLAQTRGFIDRRDPTQQPTVFEHDVTGVLTVCRNSSQHASRLLERLMVLILEFDFPGLVARLQRSFFRARLLFVFNLEATMA
- the LOC125532160 gene encoding uncharacterized protein LOC125532160, with the protein product MPATAVKRGRGGSSICTSCWMTGPRGTASTRSKPTASTLTLDSGSDDQHSGAARHLPEPPTLRLECPVGTVPHPGMSFSALGTQIFTFMNQRCSLIYDTKTAAMTIGAHAPADMVCGFGITVVVDEMLYALSYHFRVKQHSCGVMSWGTTASDALQQPTEGWSWKTLPPPPPTFHRRVNSYALHPDGCTIFMSTANFMTAPSKGCMGTYSFNTKDSVWRWHGEWALPFSGQAHFDRELNAWVGLHRDGYISACQVASPSCHSTTPTLQLDCQTTKEKLFCKDRKPHMGVSLSYVGMSRFCLVQRVEREGLEEALARGDYAGCVLHITLFGLKFNHKGELQITDHRSTRSFIVSRHKDHFMPVAFWM